From Coturnix japonica isolate 7356 chromosome 1, Coturnix japonica 2.1, whole genome shotgun sequence, the proteins below share one genomic window:
- the AKAP11 gene encoding A-kinase anchor protein 11 isoform X1 — translation MDVYTRAQSTRTKPRISTKKSFGEGVLHSMKSLLHSRKELCSVSAEECLSQEEQDNFIEVTFIGFAEEMGTAHLQELSAVSVELPDVLKSLQLCKLKENEVIFLKDVKKTLTKPCVMKNQNQLPEVLCVMRLTPSFPKIKADYVFTLLSKYTMGVRHTVEINSLQKHRTETSRAEDDDTNQSVSSIEDDFVTAFEQLDEDEPSKMQSVGTCSSTSRSHRDAASQTIPGQCSEAVDSKIRLGSGCQKSSSARSSALFDVLRLKDLSSVKNSVTTSISDPWIQRSFYKPYNPSDQGVNFLCKTLFSSSPAESSESNCSSPSPIIFLDEEGYQKSLKAKLQLPKIPVVKDGIEDSDSEVSEFFDSFDQFDELEQTLEKSVKVIRDPILGNPSQKRRTAHEHLCSSSVTMNPQKFKFDRPTLPANVMKPTPRKPESPYSSVFDVPDSPRPVNTSGEENGGLFSPIRSSAFSPLGGCSSSECLCRISLGGDETSQNHHDALYNTYSEYADSVSFEILGSVFQSDSSSKLGGNGSKCKRIALKEEKDQAADLRKKTGKEPDKQTKSQHKSSMIRDSIQKFATDLVERSLGSAFKDLQKGVSSCTNALCHLAARLTSSVFQMAFYEIGRRRAISLKERAINGLANLLVSEAITGALKELRHVKKQIFNNTVARFAADLAEELVFEGIMEVCQFSYPSTPTAAQLSPFYYEDNVVRSYARDLSESVIQEAFIELSQVDVTFTTQAAISVSMDNVKYVSAESMLESTRTSTVFPNFNDRVGQNPIQDCKKEYTVHQALFCTSGVVSSIPVPLAGRALCQYQASSDACKTKVCTATNSDESMKVYKDCNQPFFTSRKGEEEVSSFRNIYLTSDHSQSAENNPSLLHNQNDTKQTITRSGMKSNSELTSGSKNINSFSGTMVDMIVNEAYEAISSSRLTKAVEEYTDLLTRKVVDKKPYVQYSSEDFPKNVFADHLSKYIIKQSVDESKTMLRNTNENVSCHVGSQTHVDIDGREQCVIKKQEAEKQSSVSVIVEQQMPLNNPCKLLSPTNSVQCFSESRDCWQEQKGYRFSSKSPPPCSTVTLARRVPEDMTDTGSCSMTYLNKPSKKLDNQKASSGPLTYRQADCFLHTNSFSSVMSGSEDALQMVDKSSIKDGNNSVTPDTPPPTPLVPCQASSERNLRKLSKKLKGELAKEFAPATPPSTPYNPSATGSSETECDSLDNEEFMLKLMRSLSEEVESSEDEDHSEKIAEKEERSEKTVQYADYLSSHIISIATEMAASHLHAKTNEREADRQVWLSMPNKNCGYSASVSTPEETCSSLWNYAGDVAGKVISEAKKMMKSRHCKLLKLKRVNCQVDCLYLRKGDKDHSSKEECGPVQDQCPSERDLSVLSVPQGSGLIGLTSKYPSCESVTDEYADHIIHVLKREGGNAELLMDQYASRLAYRSIKSGLRQAARKTKLRCNRNIFPGQSTLVNGKLELIKTVNKDAVQQVKSSVHHCADQTHERSNSVQRTECMELLHFSESLACSITHDVRKKLKLSGACLPKSLTDSCLYKKTEFEEIAGDLIKTRFPRTLLPFSPNHKLYHSTGSLNDNGYSESIIQAIEQYARKVADDTLEMGLESAGLQVAENRKNGDKLSYTEKLSPFSGTVCRCCSMKEHQYCTESVSHHLPLQDSSIPVRHFLHSRLDSVCQKPRVFQLEIPKIHVDVEQKTVSSDKVVAAPVERAEGELSYASVAADSGIGQDGVSFAESLTTEIMTSAMTNISQAVNISTVGREGFHSVESVVSQQMSLSIGDDSTGSWSNLSFEDEHPDESSSFLHLSDSSAVFSSSPGSNGNSSSWSSLGLEGDMYEENLSFPTSDSDGTEDKDEDSKDAVEGLEHVKKTLAILNIDLEPNLVDPQLRAALQWLAASETEVSDLHFHDAATREFVILSRRLRERDWKVGDLLQAVLKYCEMIEKASDGEQTLNKSLVEWLLDNV, via the exons ATGGATGTCTACACAAGGGCTCAGAGCACTCGAACGAAACCGAGAATATCCACGAAAAAG AGCTTTGGTGAAGGCGTACTGCACTCTATGAAgtcactgctgcacagcaggaaaGAGTTATGCAGTGTATCAGCAGAAGAATGTTTAAGTCAGGAAGAACAAGATAATTTTATTGAG GTTACATTCATAGGTTTTGCTGAAGAGATGGGTACTGCTCATCTGCAG GAGCTGTCAGCTGTTTCTGTAGAACTTCCAGATGTTCTGAAATCACTTCAGTTGtgcaaactaaaagaaaatgaggttatttttctaaaagatGTAAAGAAAACCTTGACAAAACCCTGTGTCATGAAAAACCAG AACCAGCTTCCTGAAGTGCTTTGTGTGATGCGACTGACTCCTTCATTCCCAAAGATCAAAGCAGATTATGTATTTACCTTGCTGAGCAAGTATACCATGGGTGTAAGACACACAGTTGAAATAAACTCCCTGCAAAAACATCGAACAGAAACATCCCGGGCAGAGGATGATGATACTAATCAGTCCGTTTCTTCAATTGAAGATGATTTTGTCACTGCTTTTGAGCAGTTAGATGAAGATGAGCCTTCAAAGATGCAAAGTGTTG gGACATGCAGCTCTACTTCTCGAAGCCATCGAGATGCTGCTTCACAGACCATTCCTGGGCAATGTTCAGAAGCTGTGGACTCAAAGATCCGTCTGGGTTCAGGATGTCAAAAGTCATCATCTGCTAgatcttctgctttgtttgatGTTTTGAGACTTAAGGATCTGTCCTCAGTAAAAAATTCAGTTACAACCTCAATTTCCGACCCTTGGATACAAAGGAGTTTCTATAAGCCATATAATCCTTCTGATCAAGGTGTTAATTTTTTATGTAAAAcgctgttttcctcctctccgGCTGAATCTTCTGAATCAAATTGTTCCAGTCCAAGCCCCATTATCTTCTTAGATGAAGAAGGGTATCAGAAAAGCTTGAAGGCAAAGCTCCAGCTGCCAAAAATTCCAGTAGTGAAAGACGGTATTGAGGATTCAGACTCAGAAGTTAGTGAATTTTTTGATAGTTTTGATCAGTTTGATGAACTAGAACAAACCCTAGAAAAATCAGTTAAAGTTATTAGGGATCCCATCTTAGGGAATCCCAGCCAGAAAAGGAGAACTGCTCATGAACATTTGTGTTCTTCAAGCGTTACAATGAATCCTCAGAAATTCAAATTTGATCGTCCTACTCTTCCAGCCAATGTAATGAAACCGACTCCTCGTAAACCAGAATCACCGTATAGCAGTGTCTTTGATGTCCCAGATTCCCCTCGCCCAGTTAACACATCAGGGGAAGAGAATGGAGGCTTGTTCAGCCCTATTAGGTCATCGGCATTCAGTCCACTAGGGGGCTGTAGttcttctgaatgtttatgTCGTATCAGTCTTGGTGGAGATGAGACGAGTCAAAACCACCATGATGCACTTTATAATACTTACTCAGAATATGCTGATAgtgtttcatttgaaatactAGGTTCTGTTTTTCAATCTGACTCTTCATCAAAACTTGGAGGAAATGGTTCCAAATGCAAGAGGATtgctttgaaagaagaaaaagaccaaGCTGCAGacctcagaaagaaaactggcaAAGAAccagataaacaaacaaaatctcaaCATAAGTCATCAATGATTAGGGATAGCATTCAAAAATTTGCAACTGACTTGGTTGAAAGAAGTTTGGGCAGTGCTTTTAAGGACCTGCAGAAAGGTGTTTCTTCATGTACCAATGCACTTTGTCATTTGGCTGCTAGGTTGACATCTTCAGTCTTTCAGATGGCTTTCTATGAAATTGGAAGACGCAGAGCAATCTCCCTGAAGGAGCGTGCCATTAATGGGCTAGCAAACTTGTTGGTGAGTGAAGCTATTACTGGTGCTTTGAAAGAACTGAGACatgtaaagaaacaaatatttaacaaCACTGTTGCTAGATTTGCAGCAGACCTCGCTGAAGAACTTGTATTTGAAGGAATCATGGAAGTATGCCAGTTCTCGTATCCATCAACACCTACAGCTGCACAGCTTTCTCCATTTTATTATGAAGACAATGTGGTAAGATCATATGCCAGAGATCTGTCTGAATCTGTCATTCAAGAGGCTTTTATTGAACTGTCTCAGGTTGATGTCACCTTCACAACACAAGCAGCCATTAGTGTTTCTATGGACAACGTTAAGTATGTGAGTGCAGAAAGCATGCTAGAATCAACGCGGACTTCCACAGTTTTTCCTAATTTTAATGATAGGGTAGGACAGAATCCAATCCAAGATTGCAAGAAGGAATATACAGTACATCAAGCTCTATTTTGTACCTCCGGTGTTGTAAGTTCAATACCTGTTCCTTTAGCTGGAAGAGCTCTTTGTCAATATCAGGCTTCTTCTGATGCTTGTAAAACAAAAGTATGCACTGCTACAAATTCTGATGAAAGTATGAAAGTATACAAAGACTGCAATCAGCCATTTTTtacaagcagaaaaggagaggaggaagtCTCTTCTTTCAGGAATATATACCTAACTTCGGATCACAGTCAAAGTGCAGAAAATAATCCTTCACTCTTACATAATCAGAATGATACCAAACAAACAATTACTAGATCTGGAATGAAGAGTAACTCAGAATTAACAAGTGGGTCAAAAAACATTAATAGTTTCTCTGGAACCATGGTTGATATGATAGTAAATGAAGCTTATGAAGCCATATCCTCATCTAGACTAACAAAAGCAGTAGAAGAGTATACGGACCTTTTAACAAGAAAAGTAGTTGATAAGAAACCTTATGTGCAATATAGCAGTGAAGATTTCCCCAAGAATGTGTTTGCAGATCACCTGTCCAAGTATATCATCAAACAATCTGTGGATGAAAGTAAAACCATGCTACGCAACACTAATGAAAATGTATCATGTCATGTGGGGTCACAGACTCATGTGGATATCGATGGAAGAGAGCAATGTGTTATAAAGAAGCAAGAGGCTGAGAAACAAAGTAGTGTTTCTGTAATTGTTGAACAACAGATGCCTTTGAATAATCCATGTAAATTGCTTTCTCCAACTAATTCCgttcagtgtttttcagaatCTAGAGATTGTTGGCAGGAGCAAAAAGGATacagattttcttcaaaatcacCACCACCTTGCTCCACTGTGACTTTAGCTAGGCGTGTTCCAGAGGATATGACTGACACAGGAAGCTGCTCAATGACGTACTTAAACAAGCCCTCCAAAAAACTTGATAATCAAAAAGCATCATCAGGACCTTTGACTTACAGGCAAGCTGATTGTTTTCTGCACACAAATAGCTTTTCTTCGGTGATGTCTGGCAGTGAAGATGCTTTGCAGATGGTTGATAAATCAAGTATCAAAGATGGAAATAACAGTGTAACACCTGACACACCCCCACCAACTCCTTTAGTACCCTGTCAAGCTAGTTCTGAGAGAAACCTAAGAAAACTGTCTAAGAAACTCAAGGGAGAATTAGCAAAGGAATTTGCACCTGCAACACCACCATCTACACCTTACAATCCATCTGCTACAGGTTCATCTGAAACTGAATGTGACTCTTTGGATAATGAGGAATTTATGCTGAAACTCATGCGATCACTTTCTGAAGAAGTTGAAAGTAGCGAAGATGAAGATCATTCTGAAAAGATCGCTGAGAAGGAGGAACGTTCAGAAAAAACTGTTCAGTATGCAGATTACTTATCTAGTCATATAATTTCAATAGCAACTGAAATGGCGGCTTCCCATTTACAtgccaaaacaaatgaaagagaagctgATAGACAGGTTTGGTTGAGTATGCCAAACAAAAATTGTGGGTACTCTGCATCTGTAAGTACTCCAGAAGAGACATGCAGTTCTTTATGGAATTACGCAGGTGACGTGGCAGGAAAAGTCATCAGTGAAGCcaaaaaaatgatgaaatcaAGGCATTGTAAACTGTTGAAGTTGAAACGTGTTAACTGCCAAGTGGATTGCCTTTATCTGAGAAAAGGTGATAAAGATCATAGTTCAAAAGAAGAATGTGGCCCAGTGCAGGACCAGTGTCCTAGTGAAAGAGATTTGTCTGTACTTTCTGTACCACAAGGTTCAGGCTTGATAGGTTTAACTTCCAAGTACCCTAGCTGTGAAAGTGTGACTGATGAATATGCGGATCATATTATTCATGTTTTGAAAAGAGAAGGTGGTAACGCTGAACTGTTGATGGATCAGTACGCCAGCAGGCTTGCTTACAGGTCTATCAAATCAGGCCTACGGCAGGCTGCTAGGAAAACCAAATTGAGATGCAACAGAAACATATTTCCTGGGCAAAGTACACTGGTGAATGGTAAACTAGAACTGATCAAAACAGTGAATAAAGATGCAGTACAGCAAGTGAAAAGCAGCGTTCATCACTGTGCAGACCAAACTCACGAAAGAAGTAACAGCGTACAGAGAACAGAATGCATGGAATTGTTGCACTTTTCAGAATCTCTTGCTTGCAGCATAACGCATGATGTCAGGAAGAAACTGAAACTATCAGGAGCGTGTTTACCAAAATCTCTGACAGATTCCTGTCTATATAAAAAGACTGAATTTGAGGAAATCGCAGGGGATCTTATTAAAACAAGGTTTCCTAGGAcacttctgcctttttctccaAATCATAAACTGTATCACAGCACGGGCAGTTTGAATGACAATGGTTACAGTGAAAGCATAATTCAAGCTATAGAACAGTATGCTAGAAAAGTAGCAGATGATACTCTGGAAATGGGTTTAGAATCTGCTGGTCTCCAGgttgctgaaaacagaaaaaatgggGATAAGCTTTCGTATACTGAGAAACTGTCTCCTTTTTCTGGAACTGTCTGTAGATGCTGCAGTATGAAGGAACATCAGTACTGTACAGAAAGTGTATCTCATCATTTACCTCTGCAAGATTCCTCTATTCCAGTGAGGCATTTTCTTCATTCCAGGTTGGACAGTGTCTGCCAAAAGCCAAGAGTCTTTCAGCTTGAAATTCCTAAAATTCATGTTGATGTAGAACAGAAGACAGTGTCCTCTGATAAGGTGGTTGCTGCACCTGTtgaaagagcagagggagagcTGAGTTACGCAAGTGTGGCTGCTGACAGTGGTATTGGGCAAGATGGAGTCAGTTTTGCTGAAAGCCTTACTACTGAGATAATGACATCAGCTATGACTAATATCAGTCAGGCAGTTAATATAAg CACTGTTGGAAGAGAAGGATTTCACTCTGTTGAATCTGTTGTTAGCCAGCAGATGAGCCTTAGTATTGGTGATGATAGCACTGGCAGCTGGTCAAATCTAAGTTTCGAAGATGAACATCCTGATGAGAGCAGCAGTTTTCTTCATCTCAGTGACAG TTCAGCTGtgttctcttcttctcctgGCAGTAATGGTAACAGCAGTAGCTGGAGCAGTCTTGGTTTAGAAGGGGATATGTATGAGGAGAATTTATCCTTTCCAACATCAGACAG tgatgGAACAGAAGATAAAGATGAGGACTCCAAGGATGCTGTAGAAG gTTTGGAGCATGTAAAAAAGACTTTAGCCATATTAAATATAGACCTGGAACCAAATCTAGTGGAcccccagctcagagcagcactccAGTGGCTGGCAGCTTCTGAAACAGAGGTGTCTGATCTGCACTTTCACGATGCTGCTACAAGGGAATTTGTCATA CTTTCCAGAAGACTGCGAGAAAGAGATTGGAAAGTGGGAGATCTCTTGCAAGCAGTATTGAAGTACTGTGAAATGATAGAGAAGGCATCCGATGGAGAGCAAACCCTTAATAAGTCTTTGGTTGAGTGGCTTCTGGATAACGTCTGA